The Pan paniscus chromosome 21, NHGRI_mPanPan1-v2.0_pri, whole genome shotgun sequence region agaataaagaagagagactagctgcagggaggaggaagggtcTGTAAATTCAAGGCCCCTGAGAGGCTAGGCAGTTTTGTTATGGCTTGATCCCACACTAAACAACCCTGATGATCTAATTATTGGTAAAAACTTTAAGCAAACGTTTTAATGGACTTAACAGCAGGTTAAGGCTGGCTCTGAGGAAAGCGCTATTGACAAATTGGGCTGTCAGcaagagatgaagtcttgcttctGCTCCAGTTGCTGCCTTTCTGGGGCCTCAAGATCAAGTTCAGTTTCCTGCCGAAGCCCCATGCCCAGCTGGGGGGCGGTGTGGCCTACTCTTGAGTTCCGGGGCCCCGTGACAGAGGAGTGGAAGGCCGCGATCCACCTCTGCCATCCAGCAGACCTGGGTGATGTGCCGGGGGAGGCCCCAACTCCATGGGCTTAGTGTGGGCAGGGTTGGGTGGGAGTAGGGAGCCCCCCTGTTGGGGGCTGCCTTCAGCGGGTACAAGAAGAGGAAGCGGCTCGCTTAGGATGGAGGCAGCTGCGTTGAAGGTGAGTGATGCCATCGGGGTTGCCAGGGGTTGAGGACCCATCTGGGCGCTCGGTTGAGGCACTTAGAGTGCAGGACGAGCTCCCAGGCCGAAGCTGCACCTGCACCTGCGGGGGCGGGTGGGGCGATGAGCAGACCCTCTCCATTTCCCGCCTCGGATGTTCCCATGGGAAGTCACAGCCCTAGTTACAGCCCCATCCCTACCCCCATTTTCCAGGTAGGGTCCTACAGACCCGAGGGTGCTAGAAGTgtcagaggcagagctgggactggaggGAGTGTGGGAAGGGCTGTCTGGAGGGGACTGGAGGGCGTGCTTCTTGGCTGGAGTGGAAGGAGTGACTCGCGTCCGCCATGATGAGCTGCTCCTTGGGGTGCTCTGTGGGGCCCGGGTCCTCCTCACCAAAGCACAGACGGATCTGGTACTTTGGGTCCGGTGACCATCCTGCATGTGGGCACACAATTATACGACACTGAGACTATAGGGACTGGGCAAGAACTAGGCAACCCACTGGTGCCCATCTTGTGCTCATTTCCCATGCCCAAGTCCTGTAAGCCCACATCCCATTATGTGCCTGTGCCCTAGGCCCACTTCCACGTTCCTATGCCTGTCCCATGTCCCACATCTGTGCCCACTTCCAGGTCTTATGTCTCTTCCTTGGCCCCTATGCCCACCCCATGCCTTTATGCCCAACCCATGCCCACTGCCACTCACCTATACCTATCTCGTGCTTGGTGCACCTCACATCCACCTTATGCCCTAAGCCAACACATGTACCGAAGCCCTATTCTTATGCTGCACACCCAACGCCTCAAGCCTTCTCCGTGCGTGCCAGCACCCCATATACTCCTGTATCCGTATATGTGCCCCCAGCCCTCCTGGTGCCTGTATTCTTTCCCATCCCTGGTGCTTTTGTGCCATATTCTTTGTGTCAATGTCCACCTCATGCCCAGCACCCTTAGGCCCATCCCCCTGGGCCTGCATTTAATGTGCCCACTCTCCTCTGTTCATGTTCCTTTGCCCACCGCGTCCTTATGCCCCCGTTCCCAcgccactctgttccactccccCAGCGGTCCTACCGCCTGGAGGAAGCCGCGTGTGTTCAGCAGGTGGCAGGTGCGCCCGCGTTCCACCTTGTTGGGCTGCGCCAGTACAGGCCCTGGCACAGGCGCTTGGTGAACACGCCCTCCGGAGCCACCCAGAGCTGCACACCGCGCTCCAGGTGAGGCAGCAGGCCCTGCAACACGTGGGCGCTGGGCAGTGGGTCGGGGAAGCGAACCTGCTGCAACGTGAGGTGGCGGCCCCAGCAGGCGCTCGGCGGCCGCCCGCGGACTCAGACGACAGCGCTGGGCTGTGCGCCCGGTGGCTTCGCGCACCAGCGCTGCGGAGAGAAGAGCCACACGTGCAGCCAGCAGGCTGTGGGGCGAGAGAGAGGGTGCACGGGCTGGGCGTGGGCGGCGCTAGCTCCCCTCGCCTTCTTACCCTCCCCTCCAAACTCTGCCGGACCCAGAGGTCGTCCCAGCCTCTACCTCGGAAATTTTGGGTGCTCTCTCCCTATCAGTGATGATAAGAATTCTAGTAATAATAGTAGTAAATAATAGCTTCCAGTATAAACGAACTGATAGTCGAGCTCTGCGGTTAAAAGCTGGGGCCATCTCTACAGTGAGGGCATGACCCTCCCAGCAAATCTTCTGGGATTCTAGGAGCTTCCTCCCAGCAAAGATTTTGATGCAGGTAGAAATAACCATAACAGCGACAATAACAACAACCTAGCAGCGTCTCATGAGAAACCAGCAATCCTGCTCAGTGGTTAGGGTTGTGGGCTCTGCAGCCAGGCCCTCGGATTCTAGTCTATCACTGCCACTTAGGAGCTTTCCCAGggttaccagctgtgtgacctcaggcaaggtTCTTAACCTCTGTGTCCTGGTTTGGgcatatgtaaaatgggaataatagcagCATCTGGGGGCTGTGGGGAGCTTGGAAGGGTGCCTGGCATAAACTAAGCCCTCAGGAAATGTTGACTGTTGTGGCTATTATTGGGAGCCTGGGCTGGGTGCTTTgggtgggagacagaggtgggctgGCCCCACCCCGCGGCCGTCCCCAGTTCAGCACACTGGTCAGAGGGGAGGGGGTTTCGATTCCTTACCAGGTTGCTGAAGTCATCGGAGGGCATTGGGCACCAGGGGTTTTTGAGGTCCTATGCCTGGCACCCTGGTGAAGGAGAGGAAGCAGTCAGGCACCATCTCACCCTGACCCCAGACCCATAGATaaggaggaggccagggaggaggcagggctgggtgaGGAGACCCAGTCCTTACTGTGGTCAACCAAAGGGCCTGGAGGAGGACGGGTGGCAGTAAGGAACCCTGCTGGGCCAGCCTGTGGGGCCACTCCTTGTCCTCATCCTCTGTGGCAAATCCGGAGCCATCCTGAGCATTGGGAGAAGAGGCTgtgagggtgggagaggaggccTGTGACTCGTCAGGAATTCCCAGACTGTCCCCACCAGTGCAGAGAGGTCTGGGCGGACTGAAGGCCAGCTGGGGTTGACAGTGTTTCTGAGTAAAAGGGCTGGCTGTCCAATGTATTAGAAGTCAATATTATGGCACTGGGCTTTTGAGAAAAGAACTTTGAAGTTTCAAAGCTCAAACTCCCCCGCCCCCATGGAGGTAAAGAGAAAGTCGATGAAGATGTTGTAGGTATTAGGGCCAGAGATGGGTCACTGTGATAGGGAGAGAAGTGCTGGGGGTAAATGCGGAGGTGAGGGAGCTGGAGATGAAAGGTATGCGGGACAGAGCCAGATGCTGAtgcgggggtgggggtgatgaGCACAGAGCAATGAGCTATCAACGATGGCGGAAAGGTGATGGGGTGGAGATAATAGGGGTGATACAGACAGAATGAGGGAAACAGAGCTGATGGGAACAGTGAGGGAGCCAGAGGTGATGGAGCTGGACCCGATGGGGTGCATGGGGGTGGAGTGATGGACCCAAGGAGGACAAAGGAATGAATGTGGAGAAGATGGGGTGGCTGCAGACAGGGCAATGAAACTGAAGATGGTGGAGGTGAAGGGAATGGCCTGGTGGTGCTGCAGATGGAGGGAGGGCTGCAGGAGAGGTAGAAAAAGGTGGAGCGGGTGGGAGCATGGGGACAGGGCTGGAGCTGGTGCTCTGGAGGGATGAGGTAAATGATGGTGCTGGAGGTCATAGCCAGAGAGGGTGGGGCCAGTGGGTGGCTTGCTGAGAGGTGACTGAGCTGGCAAGGCTGCAGGGGCTGGAAGAACACACTCAGCAGGTCTGACCTGCAGGCAGGCTCAGCCACTTCCCAGGAGCTTCCTTCGGACTAAAGGGCATGCCTACCTCTTCAGGGGGCGCCCAGGCCCTGGTAAC contains the following coding sequences:
- the DUSP15 gene encoding dual specificity protein phosphatase 15 isoform X1, producing the protein MTEGVLPGLYLGNFIDAKDLDQLGRNKITHIISIHESPQPLLQDITYLRIPVADTPEVPIKKHFKECINFIHCCRLNGGNCLVHCFAGISRSTTIVTAYVMTVTGLGWRDVLEAIKATRPIANPNPGFRQQLEEFGWASSQKGARHRTSKTPGAQCPPMTSATCLLAARVALLSAALVREATGRTAQRCRLSPRAAAERLLGPPPHVAAGWSPDPKYQIRLCFGEEDPGPTEHPKEQLIMADVQVQLRPGSSSCTLSASTERPDGSSTPGNPDGITHLQRSCLHPKRAASSSCTR